GGATGTTACTGTCCATTCTGGAGCAGCTGTAATTCTGTTAACTACACATGCTCACAACATATGAAATCTTAATAATAGAACGAGTCACACAGTTATTATACAAACATCTGTTGGTCCACAGTTTAACTTCTTACCTGCAAAGGGTGGTCCAAACAATGCAGATATTCCATTGGCACAAATGATGATGCCGTAAGCATTTGCAAGGTGTTTAGTTCCAACTAAATCTTCAGTCACAACAGGCATTAGAGAAAAATAGCCGCTAGAGAATCCTATTAGAGCACAAACCACAGCCAGGCTAATGTATGTTTGCATTAGTGGCAAAGTAAGAATGCAAGTGACCAGGGTAAAGTTAGCCATGAGGAAGACATTCCATGTGCTGACGCACGGGAGATCAGAGATGATTCCAAGAATCACTTTACCGAAAATATGAACAATGGCTATAATGGATGTCAAAGGAAATATATTGTTCTGACTAGACAAGTTGTACTGCTTGACTATTTCTGGAAGATGAATAAAGGGAATGACAAAGCTGCTATAGGCAAACAAAGCCCAAATTATAAAGGCCACAAATACTCTATTGGTAAACAGTGATGCAGCTCCAAAGTAGCTGGAGTACCATATTGCAAAGCCCTTCCTGACTGTAACTGTCAGCTGGCTCACTGTCTTAAGAATACGCAGTCCATACATGTTCCTTCCACCTCTGGATTTACCTCCGGATTCTATGTGCTGAACACCATCAAGCACTTCTTCATTTGttgcctcttctttttttcccgATTCTTCACCGAGGACTCCATTAGATTTTATAGTCTCTGCAGAATGGGACAGAGCTTTTGCCTGATTATCTTCACTGTTACTTCTCACAACATATTTTTCACTAACCATGTCTTTGGGAGAGAGTGGTCTCATAAGCGCTCCACAGACACAAAGGTTTAGGGAGATAGCACCCTGGATGAACATGGCGTTCCTCCACCCAAACTCGATGCAGAGGTACTTCAGTAAGGCAGTCATTAGGAAAGCTCCAAACCCTGTTCCTGTGGTACTGAGTCCTTGTGCAAGCGctcttctcttctgaaaatactgcCCTACCATGACCACAGCAGGCAGATAAACCATGCCACTTCCAACGCCtatggaaacaaaacccaaaattaaTCTGAACTTTTTGCCAACAAGATacaaagcagtgaaaaacaCATCAGTTTTATCCCTAACTTGTATGCAAGCACAGTGGTGAAAGCGAGAATAAATATTCAATTCTTATGTTAGCTTTCATTTCCCTCTTATAGTATTTTCCAAAATTTGCAATACTCATTCCAGTGAGAACACAATACTGCTATTTAACTGCTGGAAAAACTGAAACGGAAAACAAAGCCTTTACCTCAGTTCGACATTACACTGTTGGAAAGTCCCAAACATCTCACAATAAGTCAGTGACAGTTAATGTGGggacaagcaaacaaaccctaTTTTGAAGTATCTGTACTTGTAATACCCGCATCTGGTTGTACCAGCAACCAGAAATTGCTTAGTGGGCACATCTTGTTGCTTTTGCACAAGTTCACCAGCAATGAAGATCCAGACTGagtttttgttcttgctttgtAACTGTGGAGCCACAGTGACCGTGAGGTATGTTTCAGGAGGAGGCACAGGGGGATTAGCCCAGTGCTGGAACTTCGTATGGCTTCTGGGTTTCTCTCTGGGCACTCCAGGGAAGCCCAGCCATGGCCACACAGTAGCTACACAGGCATATTCTTAAAAGGCAGATCTCTAATTGTGTAGAAAATCCCTCACTTGTAGTTTAAAACAGGGTACTAATAGTACCCATTTCAAGCAGAAAGTGTTGAGAGTTGTGCAAATACATCATTAAAGGTAACAGTTGCCCAGTTTTTCTCACAGCAAATTCCGGACAGAGAGGATTTGGACTGGAAGAGGTGTATGCAGAAGATGTTTCCAAATTCATCGTGATCATAATTTAGAAGAGTGTTTTGGGTTTAAAAGTGTCCCTAAAATAGCTGATAACGTAGCTGTGTGAAGCTACGATGGAGAAAGAGCAGTTATTCcagcaaagcctgaaaaaaacccacctcagcATCACAGCAGTGTTCCATGGTCAGAGCTGACCTGTTTTGCCTGTTAGAAGTATGTACTTCTTTGCTACGCAAATTACATGATCAGGTAGAAATgagacatttttttaattatcttttcatTCTGTGGACTACAAAGCAAAACGTAGTCCTACTCCATGCAAAGGCATGTGCCCTCCACAGGTAAATACAGGGCCACAGGCCTCCCCACTCCTTCTCCTCACAGGTTTGTGACCCTTCATCATGATGGCAGCAGCATGGCCGGCTCTGGTCTCCCTGCCTGGCCCCATGCAGGGCCTCAGGGGCCATTTTGGCCCCTAGCCCACAGGACTCCCTGCTGCCGGGGGCTCCAGCACCCACCCCGGGGCTCCCCAGGAAGGGTGAGGGGGAAGAAGGCTCCTCTGCCCTACTGCTGCTACAGGGAGGAGAGCCTGTGGAGCTGGATGAAGCTGTTGACCAGGAGGTGAGGGCACAAGGCTGTGAGGAGCTGGGGTGGGCAACCATGCTGAGGTGAGGGGCACTTTGGGGATGGGAGCTGAGGCAGCAGGATGGCTGCAGTCAGGGGGACAAAGCTGGGATCACAGGGACATACTGCGTGAGGGCATCTGGCACAGTGGGTCACCACCAGGCAGAACAGGAGCCATGAGTAAGCCCACAAGCACTTGCATGGAGGCCCTGAAGTAATCACAGTAGGAGGTGGCCACCATAAGTGAACGGCAGCCTTACTTCTAGCGGCCAGGAGAACATGAAAGACACCTCCCTGAGGTGGTGGTGAATGAGGTGAGCAAGGGGATAGGAGTGAGTGGACAGGGACTGAGGCAATGAGTGAGTGAGGAGATCATGAGTGCAGGGATGGTGAGAGGATGGCAAGCGAGGACATGGTGAATGGAGGTCTCATGGAGCTGGAAAAAATATCTCGGGCATCTCTACACTTGTTTtattcctgcagcagcatctcactTCTACACCTCATGTAAAAATTTGCCTcctcttttttctgaaaatgcatcTTTCACCCCTCTTTAAATTCACTGTATAATCTCTGCCTTTTTGTCTGATATTTCGTGTAAGAtccttctgaaaagcagcaagggCTGAGAGAAAGAGTGCGTAGATTCCTGTCTGCTTGattatattctatatatatgGAAACAGAAACTCCAGAAAGGGCAGAACCCTGCCTGTCATTATTGTTCTTTGCTCAGGAATTTACATTACTGAAATCTCTGGTATGGTGGTATGAAGAATCATTACAACAATCCTTGATAGTTTCACTTCTTTTTCCATCCAGAGAGCTAGATAAAAAACTATGTAAAGAAATTCTGCAGATACCTATGAAATTCTGTGAAAGGATAGTCTGCGGGAATGGAGGGTACTGAAGCTATCATTAGTACTGTAAACAATCTGGGTTTTTTCATAATGCATCTGTGTGTTACATACAACATAGATACCATGCTTCATTTGCAAACATAACTGGCCATGTTATCCATGGAGTGAATAGTATTTCAAAGCCCCTTAAATTGCTCTGTGTTGCTCAGATAATAATTAAAGGccaaattttgtatttcttactTGGATCActctaacatttttcttttctattaacAGTATCACTTTCCAGAAACGAACAGTGAATAAAATGGTGCTTTAAGTAGATAATACCGGGTTCTTCTACATAACTTTCTTAAAGTAACTAAATTTTTTCACAATAAGCTACATTTTGATAGAAACTGAGCATTCAGGCATGAAGGATCTGCTGGTTTTCAAGAAAGATGCCAAAACACGCATGCCTTTTCATATTTTGATTGGGCTCTTACACATGTCAAAAGGTTTTCTACAGGGCTAAATccaataaaaattacaaaatattacTTCTTTCAGTGATTCTGATTgtaaaaaatgtaacaaaattaGTTGCTATTTATTAGTGGTTGTTGATATAATCCAAATatcctttattaaaaacaatgtttGAAATAAAGTGTGGGAAAATCACTTGTGGGAGAGGGGGAATAGAGAAAACTGGGATCTCACATAAGTTGTAGTATTATAGAAAACTTTTTAGGGTAAAATACAGTTGCCACTTTCAGGACAGTTGGCATGCACGGTATCTGCTCCACCGTGGTTTCTTAGGCAACACAATCTGCTATCCTATAGGAGCAATGGAGGGTAGAGCAGAGTGGAGGCACTGCAGCCAGGCTCTGTTGTACTCCCTGCAGAACTGGGAATTTGGTGGTACCATACAGCTGATAAACCGCATAGCAGCTGTCAAATGGGAAACATAAGAGATGTCCCTGGCTGAGCCAGCAACTGTGGTGAGATTACTTCCCTTAGGAAAACCTTGCTTATTATAATCTCATAATACTAACACACACCTCCATCCCAAAGTTACCTGCCTCCAACGTATGACCACTTTATGcactttacatttttaatcagCTATATATTTACGTGAGAAGTGAGAGAATTTCACACCAATCAATAATAAAAGaatgtatgactagagtcatTCAAGCTCCACCTAAACATAAAGAAACAGTATAAAAGTAAATTGAGAATAGGGGAGAAGTTAGGGAAGACTCCGACATAACCACTGAAATCAGTCAATGGGCTGAACCTGTCTTCTCCCCCATAGGGACACCTATTGGGTAAGATTTACACTTTATGCGCACTGCATACTGTCATTGGAGACCAGAGCTTGCCTGTATATtgctttaaatatgtttttgcAGTCAGATATTACCACCAGCAAACCACAAACCTTAATTTGTcatgattttatattaataaaaagtgTTATTCCATAAACTGTCAGTGTTAGTCCTTTGTGGGTGCCAGCAGTCACCCGCAGCGGGTAACACATTCGGATAAAGTGGGCAGAGCCGCTGAGGGGTCCCCCTGATGCTGTAGGTGCGTTTCCCTGAACAAGTCAGTCAAATCGCCCTCCAATCCCACAGGACTGTTTGGTGAAGGGTCCCTATAACAGGATGCTGGCAGACTGGTCGGGCACAAGGGTCTCAGCATATTGGGGCACTGATAAACAGATCAAATACTAGGGGTCAAGAAAATCTCTCCCTTTCACGTGACATATGGTCACATGCATTGTCCTAACTGAGGCTAGGATAcggttaattttcttcagagtaGCTCATAtggtgctatgttttggatttgtgacccAAACACTGATGGTAACACAGGCATGTGTTAGGTGTTGCTGGACAGTGCTTAGACAGCaccaaggccttttctgtttctcacacGCCCTGCCAGTGAGTttgctgggggtgcacaagaagctgggaggggacatagctgggacagctgaccccaactgaccaaagggacaTCCCATACTAgatggtgtcatgctcagcagtaaaacggggaaaggagaaggaagggaggacaTTCAGAGTTGTGGTGTTTCTCTTCTCAAGTAACAGTTACACACTTTGAAGCCCTGCTTTACTGGAAATGGCTAAAcatctgcctgctgatgggaagtagtgaatgaattccttggtttgctttgcttgtgcatgcTGCTTTCGCTTTACctattcttatttatttattatttatttttatttatttattattatggGGTTTGAAACTAGATGTTCTTAAGGTCTTTtgcaaccctaactattctatgattctatgattctatgattaaattgtctttatcttacttttacccttctgaatctctcccccatcccactgcaggagagtgagcgagcagctcTGTGAGGCTTAGGTGCCCACCAGCAGTAACCCACAACATCCcttaaaatggcttttgaagCAGTACACAGTTAGCATAATCTGGTATTTTATCAATGTGGAGCAACTCCTGtagaaaacatttgcagtttCTTCCTGTGACAAAGAGATGAGTTAGCTAGATATATAATTCAACAGTGCTTTAACATCTTCAAATTCCACTTGTTAGAATTTGGGTTACATTAAAtcttctaattaaaaatgaCCTGTCATATATTTGCTTGGAAGAAACTGCTAAAAATACCATCTTTACATGGTAGATTTAAATGACAGCAGAAGTCACTGGGCCCAAACCAGTGagtaaataatgttttctgaaaacataacAGGCTGTAaagactgtgaaagaaaagctggacTAACTTTACAGTGTGACTTCCCTTTATATGCACCCAGATTACCttcaaaggaatgaaaaaataattgaaagaacTTTCAAACATTAGTTCAGCTCTTACCAGCTGTCACTCCAAACGTAAGGAAGAGGTAGTGCACATCTGAGGCATAGGCACTCAGTATCCAACCTAGGGCATTCAGTATCCCTCCAATTATAGCTGTCTTGCGGCACCCGCACATGCTGATGAATAAACCAATGAAAGGGCCTGTTaaaaaacatgggaaaatgtTATAATTATTTAATTCTCTACActgtttaataatttttttcacatgaagactcataatgttttaaacaaaatgtcaAACATCAGGCTACTCAtgtaattcattttattttctctattattgtttaaaatcatggaaagaaaaattcaaccaaccaaccaaatacTTAGCAAATACACTCAGGACCTAAAATCACAGTTGCCCTACAAAGAAGGGAAGACAGAggtgtgtatatacatgtatgcacAAACATACCCCTCCAGGTATTATTTTGGGTTGATCCACCCATAACTTAGAAGATAAATTTTAGTTCAGCTgccaaactgaaatacaaactgCCCAAACTCAACATCTTCTCCTCCCAGATAATAGCACAGGGAGGACGACAACCTTCATGGATCATCTGGTTTCTTAATTCTAGTGAGACCTTGAAGTCACAGCCATCCTTTCCTGCTCATGCTATCTCCTGAAGTAATTGTCTTCTCTATCATCTTCCCTGTTGTTCCCTTTCTCCCCCTAACTTGTAAAATTTGTCCTGTTGACATAAAAAAGGCAACTTGGGCAGCTctgcaaataaaatggaaaactgtaagaaaacactTGAGGGATGAGTGGCAAATATATTCAAAAAATCTTATgtagttttgaaataaattaggCTGGAACATACCTACAATAAGTGTAATGCCCATGCTGAGGGAACTAACCCATGCTGTTAAACCACGACTTTGATTAAACTCTTCAAGCCATTCCATGTTGAGAATTCCAAGGGCCATTTGGGACCCCATGATAAGTATGTGcacaaggaaagaggaaagcacaATCATCCAAGCCCATCCTCCATCGATGTTTGGATTAGGCTTAATTGGCTTACTTCCAACTTTTGAATCATCTCCAAAATCATATCCAATATCCTCTCGACTAGCATACATTTTCTCCAAGGTATTCTGAAACAAATGGAGTAAATACCttcaaaatacatacaaaatgcTCAGATTTTGTCATTTGGTTATAGTGAATAGCATAAATCACTACCATATTTCACCATTGTGGTTTAGTGCAGCTGTAAAGTGAATTCTGGCTTTTCATTGAGCAAATGTAAAATGCTTAGAAAATTCTCTAATTaatgttttggttggtttttggtttcggtggggtttttttgtgtgtaccTTATTATCATGGCTGCCTACACAGGATTATTTACAGGATGACGATAAGCTGCATTAGTTCCATTACTATATAAATAACTTACTTTTAGATGGCTGAGAGCACTCACTCTTCATGGGTTGACAGATCACAAAAAAGACTGATCTCTCTCTGTGTATTCCTCTTCTGTATCACCTTCTGCTGCCCCAGTAAGATTCGTATTCAAGTTCATAAAGCTtgagaacaaaaaagaaatgaaatcctGAAGAGGCAGGTAGATGAAGTTACCACCTCTTTTCAGAGGAAACCAGTTTTGAGATGTATTTCTTCCTTAGTAGTGGAAGAACAACAGtgaagacagagaaaggcaaagatTTAAGGTTcttgattttcaaaatgctttgcttACATAATTTGTAACAAGGGGATTGTTACCACCTCTCTGGCAAGCTTTTTATTAGCGTCAGCTTGACAGTTTGCTGTTATGCTTTCAGTTCCATAGCTTTAATCCATATAATCCTACTAAAACCAAAGAATTTTTCCAAATCAGCGTCAATGCCTATCAGAATCAAACTGAGCGGCAGAGTTGTGTGCATAAGTGGGTGTAGGATCAGGCCATAACAGCTTAATTTGATTACTTTGATTTCTTCCATTGTTACTCTAAGTGAAGACCGTGACacaatgtgaaaataattccaaaaccatttttaattGATTAACGGGCAAGGTGCAGAAACCGGTCTTCCCTCCATCCAATTTCTTCTGCAACACATTGAAATTTTACCCAACTGTGGAGCACCAAATAGGTTTCCATGGAGACTAGAAATGCAACAATACAAATTACCAGAGATGGtaattttttgtcttcttttcttctccagagaaataaaaagagacatCAGCTCCACAACActcaaaagagagaagaaagttgTCAAAAATTGACTAAAAAAGCTCCTTATCTGTTTTGTGAGCCCTCAGAAGGTATGGCTAGCTCCTCACTATTGAAAACTGGCAGTGAATGGAGCAACTCAGATTCTGTACTAACTGAAAATTTGGGCTGTTCTctttaaatatatgcatatattttgcTTCTCAAGTTACTAcctttccaaaccattctacttttttcttactgctaGATAAACATACAAAGGCAGACTTGAAGTATTTCATACTAATACATCGATGGAGTCAGAGCTGATTGGTCAAAGCTactgtttctttcacagaaaacagtgaaaacctGCCAACATATGTAACCTCTCCAGACTGGCTGCTGGGTAAGTTACCTTTGTAGTTAAGTGACACGTATCTCTTACAGTGCAGGTAATTACATGTAACTAAGGGCAGCTTGAACATGTAGGTTACTCCAAGAGCTAACTGGTTTGCTTCATACTGTGGATTGGAGCTAAAACATGTTGTACTCCTGATATGAAATTTTCGCAGATGAATACTGTTTTCAGACTAAACTGTCAGTAGTCCTAACTCGGGTGTGGAAGCTATTGGTGACAGTGAGGTAGAACAACAACTGGGCACATTTAACGCTGCATGAGCAGATAAGCTGGGACCAATTGTTGAGTCCACACCTTGGCGCCAGTAGAAACACACACTGAAATGACTTATTGGCTTTATCTTTCCAAATcaagaggcagagagaaggggGCTTATACTTAAAGGACTTTATGGAGGTCCCCCAGGGTGTTTGAGGCAGGAGATGTAGCAGGGCAACAACTCAGAGCCATGAGGTGGTACAGGCTTTTTTTTGAACGTGAGAGGACAGCCTGGGACAGCCTTAGTTAAAATCATACTTCATCCTTCCTCTGCTGTAGGTCTTAAAGACGACATCTCAACACTTTCCTATTAACACACTTGGAGCTTGATCCCCCATTGATGTTGTTTAAATGACTACTTACGGAGGATTCAGCCAACTCACAAGAGAGAGGAATACTAACTGCATAAAGGTAATAAAGATAGTGAATAACCATGCTAATGGGAAAGAATGAGAAGTAGCAGAATGAAGGCAAATTGCAAGCTGTTAAACATGCCCTGTGCAAGATTAATGAAAATGTATGATGGATATTACAGTACATCTTAGAtagtggaaaacaaaattatgtaACTGAAGATTCAGAGCCAGGATTAAATGTGGAGCCTCACCTTTCTCTTTCATGCTTTTGACTGGTTTTGTGCGCACCTGAATACTAATACTGGATacaaaagttt
This genomic window from Strigops habroptila isolate Jane chromosome 8, bStrHab1.2.pri, whole genome shotgun sequence contains:
- the SLC16A14 gene encoding monocarboxylate transporter 14 isoform X1, yielding MYASREDIGYDFGDDSKVGSKPIKPNPNIDGGWAWMIVLSSFLVHILIMGSQMALGILNMEWLEEFNQSRGLTAWVSSLSMGITLIVGPFIGLFISMCGCRKTAIIGGILNALGWILSAYASDVHYLFLTFGVTAGVGSGMVYLPAVVMVGQYFQKRRALAQGLSTTGTGFGAFLMTALLKYLCIEFGWRNAMFIQGAISLNLCVCGALMRPLSPKDMVSEKYVVRSNSEDNQAKALSHSAETIKSNGVLGEESGKKEEATNEEVLDGVQHIESGGKSRGGRNMYGLRILKTVSQLTVTVRKGFAIWYSSYFGAASLFTNRVFVAFIIWALFAYSSFVIPFIHLPEIVKQYNLSSQNNIFPLTSIIAIVHIFGKVILGIISDLPCVSTWNVFLMANFTLVTCILTLPLMQTYISLAVVCALIGFSSGYFSLMPVVTEDLVGTKHLANAYGIIICANGISALFGPPFAGWIYDITQKYDYSFYISGLLYMVGIVFLLIQPCIQKKQPREKSTEEAQV
- the SLC16A14 gene encoding monocarboxylate transporter 14 isoform X2, which codes for MKSECSQPSKSPFIGLFISMCGCRKTAIIGGILNALGWILSAYASDVHYLFLTFGVTAGVGSGMVYLPAVVMVGQYFQKRRALAQGLSTTGTGFGAFLMTALLKYLCIEFGWRNAMFIQGAISLNLCVCGALMRPLSPKDMVSEKYVVRSNSEDNQAKALSHSAETIKSNGVLGEESGKKEEATNEEVLDGVQHIESGGKSRGGRNMYGLRILKTVSQLTVTVRKGFAIWYSSYFGAASLFTNRVFVAFIIWALFAYSSFVIPFIHLPEIVKQYNLSSQNNIFPLTSIIAIVHIFGKVILGIISDLPCVSTWNVFLMANFTLVTCILTLPLMQTYISLAVVCALIGFSSGYFSLMPVVTEDLVGTKHLANAYGIIICANGISALFGPPFAGWIYDITQKYDYSFYISGLLYMVGIVFLLIQPCIQKKQPREKSTEEAQV